CGGGGGCCAGAGGCGTCTGCGCGTCCACAACCTCAGTCTGAACTGCAGCTCCCCAGCTGATGGAGCTGTTCAAGAGCTGCGAGACGAACTCGCTCATCAACTTCTTCTCCAAAACAGGTGACCATCCAACTCTCTCTGTTCATTCCCgacccctctcctcaccctagGACCAGGTCACACTTTTAAAGATTAGTGTTTCGACACCGCAGTAACTCTTCTGTGTTGCTTATTTGAACCTCAATTTGAGTTTGAATATGGCGTTTAAAGTTGCTTGTCGGACTGTAAACAATGACACGCCGACGGATGAGGAATTCAAGCCCCGAATATGCGGCTCCACCGGTGCCCCGGATATATCGTCCCCATAGGTAGCTCGTTGTCATACCATACGTTTCGAGATTGGTGTTTCATAAAATTCAATTTATGTAATTAAATGAAACAAACAGCAAGTTAAGATTTTGACTTCGTTAATGGAATAATGTTACAACTTAAAAGACATTCCAACAGACGCTTTGTTTCACAGTCAGTCAACGCCTGCCCTCTGATGGACAAAACGAGAACTGCGGGCAGTATATTTTTTGTGGCCAGGAGATAACATACGAGGTGAACTTCGGTTAAGCTCTAAAAACAGATAACTACACATTAAAGACGAAAATACAACAGCAACGCCTCTGTTTTCAAAGTATTGATTTTATTCATAAACTAAagttataaattaaaaacattccCGAACGCCAATAATCACAGTCAACCCCTGCCGTCTGGTGGACAAAACGGGAACTGCACGCAGTATATATTTGGTGTGGCCAGGAACGCAAAAACATACAAGGTGACCTTCAGTTGAGATCTTTGAACAGAAAACTGTATTGAAACACATAATATGTATAGATAAAACgagtaaaaaaaagttaaaaaaataaatcacttcCGTCACGCCAGAGTACTTCAGTCGCGCAAGGTTTGTTGTCaccatagatatagatattaactagatgccctacggcggcgtctagaacgtcaccataggccgctatcttaccacagtaaagctttctgacgacgctgaagttggcatccgattcgcagcatccgattcagcagctggtccactttaaatcggtcctgattgaaaaccactacacctagactcttcaaatctggactaaattatcacagtgaggctatacattataataaacatagttacagattattgaaaccttttttctatttgtgaaaatgcaatacaggctcattttaatgctttttaggggtccagactgcatcagaacgggtcctgattgaaaaccactacacctagactcttcaaatctagactaaattatcacagtgaggctatacattatgtaaaacatagtttcagatttgtgaaacctttaccctatttgtgaaaatgcaataaaggcacattttaatgctttttaggggtccagaccgcattagaactgatcctgattaaaaaccactacacctagactcttcaaatctggactaaattatcacagtgaggctatacattatgtaaaacatagtttcagatttgtgaaacctttaacctatttgtgaaaatgcaatgcggtctggacccctaaaaaacattcaaataagcctgtattgcattttcacaaatagggtaaaggtttcacaaatatgaaactatgttttacataatgtatagcctcactgtgataatgtagtccagatttgaagagtctaggtgtagtggttttcaatcaggaccgatttgaagattctaagtggttttcaagccgaatcggatgctgcgaatcggatgccaacttcagcgtcgtagctttctggtggaatctgttgtagcggacgtcaatcagtgatctgcacaaacgctaatactcttatctcgctgaaatcttgaaggatttacaaacggtttggtttcttacaaactttAGCTTTTTCTGAGTTTTAGTAGAACATATATTGAttcaacataaataacatgaataccttctgcatgtgtgtatttttattgcacctatctgttctgtttaatgttcatttcatatgaaaacacatggttatatataaatacatctctgtacagggtggggatttcaacatgcagcctttcttgatgtatatttgtaaacatcaagggaaatcttgtacctattttagaacattattctatttttcttacaACTGAACGACATGATGTCATTGTCGAGGAACGACTCGGAGCTGAGGTTCACTTGCAGGTTTCAGTTGGGGAAAAATGATACAGAATAAAAAACGTTGTGCTCATTTCGGTGGtccacatgtctgtctgtctgtctgtctgtctgtctgtctgtctgtctgtctgtctgtctgtctctctcttccttttctctctctctccaggcggCTGAGTGCAGCAGGAAGCTCTTCATCTTCCACGCCTCCATCCCGACCGCTGAGGCTCCTGGGAAGTTGAAGAACCGAGACGATAAGAAGCTGGTCAGCACGGACAAGGAGAAGGTGAGGCTCGGGGTCACTGCTTCTACTCTCAGTTTCTTTCAAGCTGGTCGAGGTTATGCACTGATTCAACATATCTGTTCTATTTTATATTTGACTTATGTGCTTAATTACTTATTaagttatttttaaacatgtttacaTCTCATCTTATAATTATCCCATTTCATTTGTATCtctatcattatcattatcctCAAACGCTCCTTGCGTATTCATTTAGCCTATCAAGGAATGCTGATCTTTCAGCTGTCCAAGGACTGTGTAGCTCAGGGCTTCCGCGTGGACCTCTTCCTGTTCCCCAGCCAGTACCTGGACATCGCCACCATGGGGGATGTGCCCGCGCACACCGGGCGCGCCGTCTACAAGTACAGCAACTtccaggagtgtgtgtttgggtgggttggtgggtcggttgtgtgtgcgtgtgtgtgtctgtgtttgtgtgtgtgggggtgtgagtgttatattgcttgtgtgtttgttgccgtGTTGATGggttgagtgtgagtgtgtgtgtgtctgtgcgtgtgtgtctgtgcgtttagAACACATTACAATCTATTTAAACATGGATGTTTTTGTGGCCCGAAATGGGAAAACAATCTATTAATGAAACTGTGGATACTTTCTAGTTAGGCTATTGTCTCTGGCTACAGGCCAGGCATGTGCACTAGAAGCAGACTTTAGATcagatgtaaaaaaacaacgCTTAGCTTtgctttattattatatttactcAGTAGTTGGCCTCAAGTGATAAAGAAAGAGTAGCAATTAATTAGGATTCAAAAGACTGTTCATCACACTTTTTTGTTCAATttacaattgatttgaaaataaaaccaacacacccacaaactcaaaataaaaaGTATGATATCACGTTTGCTGTATTGTCGCAGTAATTTACACacaatacatgcatacacacaaatatgcacataGAGAATCCCAATGCATTGCACACAAAgccaaattaaaatgtgtacCTTTTTCAATATTACCAATGGGAACAACACTATAAATTAGCTTCTTTCAATGTTATGAATTTTGAGAGGCAGACGAATTGTTGTATGTTTTTGTAAACGCATCTGAAAGGCCTTTGCCCCCACACCTTTTgtgatttctttttttgtattggAGGAAAATAAACAATGTTTCCTCGGTCTTGCTGTGGTTCTTCAGTCCTCCTCAGCCAATGATCTGACGCACGTACACAGTTCAACCCTTGTATTTGGAGCAGCCGTTTGTGATCAGTTGTGACCTGAGCCTTTTTATCCGCCCATCATTTGACTGAAGTCGATTTCACCCCGATATTGAAGTCCTTCAATAGCTTGGCACCCATTATGGCACTGGTCAAAGGTCAGCcctgagagacaaacacactggGTGACTCTGGGAGGAGCAGAGCATGCTGGGAAATGGAGTACAGAGAAGCATATCTCTATGAAACCATAGAGAAGTGGTGAGAAATGTATAATCCTTTATAAATGATTATTGAGATGATTCATACTATTATTTATAAGGTTTGTTAATGATTTACAATTTAATATGTTAGTTCTTTATGAACACCGAATATTGCTGCAGTTCATGTTTTGTTCAGCTTGCTAGAAAGCAATTGTTAAAGGGTTGATATTACCACCGGGCGTCAGTGTGATTAGCCATGACGAGgctaagcacacacacctggtgacaTAATATCACCACTTCAATTCAAAGTCTTATTGGTCACATGTTtgcaaaaataacattttacacACAGTGAAATTAAAAAGGAGTCATCACTGTCATTCACTCTATGTATTTTTATGTGAGCTCATCTAAAGTAGGGACAATCTATGCCTAACTAAGAATTTAAAGATCACATTTAAAGCTGGAAAAAccttttttattacattttattacaataaaaatatttttttattacatttatttcactgacgcttttatcaaaagcaatGTCATAAGTTCATAAACTCATTCAACATGAAGATATGACCCAACAAGTGCAAGAATCACGCAAGTACAAACATTTAATCAGTAAGCAGAGTTCTGAATTAATCAAACCAGTAAATTcagttatttaaatgttttctattaaaaaaaatattttagggTAGCGCATTTTTAGTTTGTGTCATTTCATTAGTTGGACAGTAGCCTATCAGGAAAGGTGTGGTATAATGTCATATTCTGGTCAATATTTCGATTTTATTGATCATTATTTAGCCTTGTGAAATTAAGTCTTGTTCCTTTTTTCTTACAAGTTTTCTAATAATACGAGTCAAGAGATGTTCCTATTATAGGAGAAAGCCACTAATTGCCTAGCTCCTTGAGTTTGTTAATCTGcgtcacaatcacacacagctGCTCAGTTGGTAAAGCTGTTGGTGTTCTTTGGGTTGGTATAAGGATTATAATTTATATTACTTTGTTGTATACAAAATATATCAGGTTTCAGAAGAGAGCGTGGTTGAAGAGACTTGAACCCATGTCTCCAGAATGAGGGTGACCTGCTCTAACAACTACACCACTGAGACACTTTTCATTAAGTGGTTGGAGGTTATAATTGACATTCAATTTCACGCGACGTGAATCGTTAAGTCAATTATGAACTCTGATTAAGTCTGAACCAGTTGCTCAGTGGGGCAGTGGATAGAGCTGTATGTGTTCTGTTCTTGAGTCGTGAATAtgacctgggttcaaatcctgtCAGGAACACTCACCTTGGATTGGAGTCTTTTtccaacaatgtcatgtgtattGTAGGGTCAACAATGAACTTTCTCCCTTTCTAAGTcggtgtctctgtggcgcaggtgatagagctgttgaggatctgttctggagacacCGGTTCGATTCCTGCAATTGGGGGTTTTGTGAGAATCACTCTCTGGTGATTGGATGCGTGTGAATGACTGTCTCTGTGAATGGATGTGTCTGTGAATCAGTTAATTCACAGCCATCCAATCACACTGACAGTCATTGGGAATGAATGGGCGAGTGGGAATGACTGTCTGGGAGAGTGGAtgactgtgaatgagtgcactcattcacagccatccattcccacagacagtcattcgaaatgaatgtgtgagtgaatggACCCAATCAGCAGAGAGTCGTTCCCATAAGACCCCCCCCGTAGGAGTCAGACCGATgactccagaacagatcctcaacagctcaaACACCGAGAGGAGGGGACGTTTTGATAAACGTTGCTCTGATAGTTTACCCAAAATGTTGTACTCCCACCTGGATCGCAGGTGGGAGGTGTCTGCGTGttccaggtgagagtgtgtcaggtgggagttgaaccccggtctccacgACTGTTACCCAACAGCTCTCTCACATGCGCCACCGAGACACTTACTATTGAGTGGTTGGAGGTTATAATTGACATTCAATTTCACGCGACATTACTTCATGTGAAATGTCAAGTCAAATATGAACTCCGATTATGTCTGGACTAGTTGCtcagtggcgcaatggatagagCTGTATGTGTTCGGTTATTGAGTCGTGTATAtgacctgggttcaaatcccggcaGGAACACTCACCTTGGATTGGAAACCTTTtccaacaatgtcatgtgtattGTAGGGTCAACAATGAACTTTCTCCCTTTCTAAGTcggtgtctctgtggcgcaggtgatagagctgttgaggatctgttctggagacacCGGTTCGATTCCTGCAATTGGGGGTTTTGTGAGAATCACTCTCTGGTGATTGGATGCGTATGAATGACTGTCTCTGTGAATGGATGTGTCTGTGAATCAGTTAATTCACAGCCATCCATTCACACTGACAGTCATTGGGAATGAATGGGCGAGTgggaatgactgtctgtgtgagtggatgactgtgaatgagtgcactcattcacagccatccattcccacagacagtcattcgaaatgaatgtgtgagagaatggacccaatcagcagagagtcgttcccataagaccccccccccgtagGAGTCAGACCGATgactccagaacagatcctcaacagctcaaACACCCGGAGGGGACGTTTTGATAAAAGTTTCTCCTTTACTTTACTACAAAAATGTTGAACACCCACCTGGATTCCAGGTGAGAATGTGTCAGGGAGttccaggtgagagtgtgtcagggagttccaggtgagagtgtgtcaggtgggactcgaacccaggTCTCCAGAACTGATATCCAACAGCTCTCTCACATGCGCCACCGAGACACTTACTATGATATGGTCGAAAGTTATAGTTGTCAATGACATTTTATGAACTTTATTGAACTTACCTTTTATTGaacttaccccttatgttttttttcatgacgaccaataaaaaacgacagtgttaccccttatgtttttttcatgacgaccaattaaaaacgacagtgttaccccttatgtttttttcatgacgaccaataaaaaacgacagtgttaccccttatgttttttttcatgacgaccaattaaaaacgacagtgataccccttatgttttttttcatgacaaccaattaaaaacaacagtgttaccccttatgttttttttcatgacgaccaataaaaacgacagtgttaccccttatgttttttttcatgacgaccaataaaaaacgacagtgttaccccttatattttttttcatgacgaccaataaaaaacgacagtgttaccccttatgttttttttcatgacgaccaataaaaaacgacagtgttaccccttatgttttttttcaagacgaccaataaaaaacgacagtgttaccccttatgttttttttcatgacgaccaataaaaaacgagttttttattggtcgtttttcatgacgaccaataaaaaacgacagtgttaccccttatgttttctttcaagacgaccaataaaaaccgacagtgttaccccttatgttttttttcaagacgaccaataaaaaacgacagtgttaccccttatgttttttttcaagacgaccaataaaaaacgacagtgttaccccttatgttttttttcaagacgaccaataaaaaacgacagtgttaccccttatgtttttttttcaagacgaccaataaaaaacgacagttttaccccttatttttttttttcaagacgaccaataaaaaacgacagtgttaccccttatgttttttttcaagacgaccaataaaaaacgacagtgttaccccttatgttttttttcaagacgaccaataaaaaacgacagtgttaccccttatgttttttttcaagacgaccaataaaaaacgacagtgttaccccttatgttttttttcaagacgaccaataaaaaacgacagtgttaccccttgttttttttcaagacgaccaataaaaaacgacagtgttaccccttatgttttttttcaagacgacccataaaaaacgacagtgttaccccttatgtttttttcatgacgaccaataaaaaacgacagtgttaccccttatgttttttttcaagacgaccaataaaaaacgacagtgttaccccttatgttttttttcatgacgaccaataaaaaacgagttttttatttgtcttttttcatgacgaccaataaaaaacgacagtgttaccccttatgttttctttcaagacgaccaataaaaaccgacagtgttaccccttatgtttttttttcaagacgaccaataaaaaacgacagtgttaccccttatgttttttttcaagacgaccaataaaaaacgacagtgttaccccttatgttttttttcaagacgaccaataaaaaacgacagtgttaccccttatgttttttttcaagacgaccaataaaaaacgacagttttaccccttatgttttttttcaagacgaccaataaaaaacgacagtgttaccccttatgttttttttcaagacgaccaataaaaaacgacagtgttaccccttatgttttttttcaagacgaccaataaaaaacgacagtgttaccccttgttttttttcaagacgaccaataaaaaacgacagtgttaccccttatgttttttttcaagacgacccataaaaaacgacagtgttaccccttatgtttttttcatgacgaccaataaaaaacgacagtgttaccccttattttttttttcaagacgaccaataaaaaacgacagtgttaccccttatgttttttttcaagccgaccaataaaaaacgacagtgttaccccttatgtttttttttcaagacgaccaataaaaaacgacagtgttaccccttatgttttttttcaagacgaccaataaaaaaacgacagtgttaccccttatgttttttttcaagacgaccaataaaaaacgacagttttaccccttatgttttttttcaagacgaccaataaaaaacgacagtgttaccccttatgttttttttcaagacgaccaataaaaaacgacagtgttaccccttatgttttttttcaagacgaccaataaaaaacgacagtgttaccccttatgttttttttcaagacgaccaataaaaacgacagtgttaccccttatgttttttttcaagacgaccaataaaaaacgacagtgttaccccttatgttttttttcaagacgaccaataaaaaacgacagtgttaccccttatcttttttttcaagacgaccaataaaaaacgacagtgttaccccttgttttttttcaagacgaccaataaaaaacgacagtgttaccccttatgttttttttcaagacgacccataaaaaacgacagtgttaccccttatgtttttttcatgacgaccaataaaaacgacagtgttaccccttatgttttttttcaagacgaccaataaaaaacgacagtgttaccccttatgtttttttttcatgacgaccaataaaaaacgagttttttatttgtcgtttttcatgacgaccaataaaaaacgacagtgttaccccttatgttttctttcaagacgaccaataaaaaccgacagtgttaccccttatgttttttttcaagacgaccaataaaaaacgacagtgttaccccttatgtttttttttcaagacgaccaataaaaaacgacagtgttaccccttatgttttttttcaagacgaccaataaaaaacgacagtgttaccccttatgtttttttcaagacgaccaataaaaacgacagtgttaccccttatgttttttttcaagacgaccaataaaatgaTACTGGACTAATTAAACTTTATTCGGGGGTTAAATGATGGCTATCTCCATGTGAGAGATCAGACATTAGATATAAACGTACCTCCTGTCTGGTTAAAGCGCTTCTTCAGAATCCCCATGTTGGCTTTGAAGACCTGCTCGTTACCCTTTCTGTTTTCAGTTGCCCTCTCCAGGTAGTCTGGGACTTTGTCTCTGTTAGCCTGTCCACCCAGTCCTGTTTGGTTATGATTCTCTGGGTGTTGCTGTCGTAGTACTCAACCGGAACCTCATCCACCATCACAACTTCCACATACTCTGGGAAGGTTGAGAGTCCAGACGACGCAGTGGAGAAAAACTGCAGAGAGTgaatcactgtagacagacagacagacaggttaatacatcacggtatacagacagacagagagacagacggacaggttaatacagtacatcactgtagacagacagacaggttaatacatcacggtatacagacagacagggagacagacagacaggttaatacagtaCATCACTAGTTAGGTAGGTtaatcagtgtttcccccagtaaaagtcttagtcaaggtggtcaaggagcgggggggggggggaggggggtctccatttcaattccattcaaaaagctttatggcacgaccattgttcagtattactgatgcattattgatctttattttttacacctgatggaagtatgttttctttccctacgagagttttctactttgttaatgcataataattaaaaaatatttataaaaaaaaatatatatttatatacattggtagtcgaggcggggccctattgttgttagtgcggccgccttaacaacacagtaggctactgggggaaacactgggttaatatacagtacatcactgtagacggACGGACAGGTTAATACaggacagtcagagagacaggttaatactatccattatataataataaacgatTATTTAAATAACTATTCCAATGTTTTTATAATTGTAAGTATATTGGTGAATTTCTGTATTCAATGACGGCATTTTAACTATCTTCAGATTGCTATCATtggaatgataataattaatataacaaaataattattatatttcataatGTATTGATAGCAACGATAATAATTATAttgttgcgtgtgcgtgtccgtgtgcgtgcgcgcgcgtgatGATTCTCCAAGAACGTTGACGTCGAGTTAATAATAAGATTGTTAAGAGTGTTAATATAATACTTAGGAGTACACTTAAAGTACACATCAGTAGACTTAAAGTACACATTGGATTCCCTCCTAACTGAA
This is a stretch of genomic DNA from Gadus chalcogrammus isolate NIFS_2021 chromosome 17, NIFS_Gcha_1.0, whole genome shotgun sequence. It encodes these proteins:
- the LOC130369771 gene encoding protein transport protein Sec24D-like; this translates as MDYILQAAECSRKLFIFHASIPTAEAPGKLKNRDDKKLVSTDKEKDCVAQGFRVDLFLFPSQYLDIATMGDVPAHTGRAVYKYSNFQECVFGWVGGSVVCACVCLCLCVWGCECYIACVFVAVLMG